In the Ruminococcus sp. OA3 genome, one interval contains:
- a CDS encoding F0F1 ATP synthase subunit A, with translation MDNLASSLLEELNCETVFTIPIFGGIPVKESVVVTWIIMAAVLVLCLVLVRNLKVHNPGRKQLILESFVSWISRFFEDILGRSGRRYVPYLITVIVYLGISNVIGLFGMKPPTKDLNVTAALSVMSIVLIEYAGIHKKGWKGWGKSFAQPIAIIAPINVLEIFIRPLSLCMRLFGNILGGFVVMELLKQLLPVLLPIPFSFYFDIFDGLIQAYVFVFLTALFIKEAIED, from the coding sequence ATGGATAATCTGGCATCGTCCCTGTTGGAAGAGCTGAATTGTGAGACTGTATTTACAATTCCCATTTTCGGCGGGATTCCGGTGAAGGAGTCGGTGGTAGTGACCTGGATCATTATGGCGGCAGTATTGGTGCTGTGTCTGGTGCTTGTCAGAAACCTGAAGGTTCACAATCCTGGCAGGAAGCAGTTGATACTGGAATCATTTGTCAGTTGGATCAGCAGATTCTTTGAAGATATCCTGGGCAGGAGCGGCAGGCGGTATGTTCCGTATCTGATCACGGTCATTGTCTATCTGGGTATCAGTAATGTGATCGGTCTGTTTGGAATGAAGCCTCCGACCAAGGATCTGAATGTGACTGCCGCTCTGTCAGTGATGAGTATCGTTCTGATCGAGTATGCGGGTATTCACAAAAAGGGTTGGAAAGGGTGGGGCAAAAGTTTTGCCCAGCCGATTGCAATCATAGCACCAATCAATGTGCTCGAGATATTTATCCGGCCGCTGTCACTTTGTATGCGGCTTTTCGGAAATATCCTGGGAGGATTTGTTGTTATGGAGCTGCTGAAGCAGCTTCTCCCCGTACTTTTGCCGATACCGTTCAGTTTTTATTTTGATATTTTTGACGGTCTCATTCAGGCATACGTATTTGTATTTTTAACGGCATTGTTTATCAAGGAAGCAATTGAGGATTAG
- the trpS gene encoding tryptophan--tRNA ligase, with protein MINDKKVLFSGMQATGNLTLGNYLGALKNWVTLSDEYECFYSVVDMHSITVRQDPAVLRKRARALLTLYIAAGLDPKKNCIYYQSHVSGHAELSWILNCFTYMGELNRMTQFKDKSAKHADNINAGLFTYPVLMAADILLYQADVVPVGIDQMQHLEITRDIAMRFNNIYGDVFTVPEAFIGKVGAKIMSLQDPEKKMSKSDENPNGSIYLMDDPDTIIRKCKRAVTDSEACVAYRAEQPGVKNLIDIYCACTGRTPDEAVKEFDGKGYGDFKMAVGEAVVSVLKPLQDEVHRLEQDKAYIDSIIKENAEKANYYATKTLRKVQRKIGFPDRIR; from the coding sequence ATGATAAATGATAAAAAAGTGTTGTTCAGCGGCATGCAGGCAACCGGAAATCTTACATTGGGAAATTATCTCGGCGCGCTGAAAAACTGGGTTACGCTCAGTGATGAATATGAATGCTTCTACAGTGTGGTGGATATGCATTCCATAACAGTTCGCCAGGATCCCGCAGTCCTCAGAAAGAGGGCGCGTGCACTGCTGACATTATATATCGCGGCAGGACTGGATCCAAAGAAAAACTGCATCTATTATCAGTCACACGTATCCGGTCATGCGGAACTCTCCTGGATCTTAAACTGCTTTACGTATATGGGGGAACTCAACCGCATGACGCAGTTTAAAGACAAGTCAGCAAAACATGCGGACAATATCAATGCCGGGTTATTTACATATCCGGTGCTGATGGCTGCGGATATCCTGTTGTATCAGGCGGATGTTGTACCTGTAGGTATCGATCAGATGCAGCACCTTGAGATTACAAGAGATATCGCGATGCGTTTTAATAATATTTACGGAGATGTTTTCACTGTTCCGGAAGCCTTTATCGGCAAAGTAGGGGCAAAGATCATGAGTCTGCAGGACCCCGAAAAGAAAATGTCAAAATCCGATGAGAATCCTAACGGCAGCATTTATCTGATGGATGATCCGGATACGATTATCCGGAAATGTAAACGTGCAGTCACAGATTCCGAGGCGTGTGTCGCATACCGTGCGGAACAGCCCGGAGTTAAGAATTTGATTGATATCTACTGTGCGTGCACCGGAAGGACCCCGGACGAAGCGGTAAAAGAGTTTGACGGCAAAGGCTACGGTGATTTTAAGATGGCAGTGGGCGAGGCGGTAGTCAGTGTTTTGAAGCCTCTGCAGGATGAAGTGCACCGACTGGAGCAGGATAAGGCGTATATTGATTCTATAATTAAAGAAAACGCTGAAAAAGCGAATTATTATGCAACAAAAACGCTGCGGAAGGTTCAGCGTAAAATCGGCTTTCCGGACCGCATCCGGTAA
- a CDS encoding S-ribosylhomocysteine lyase, translating to MKKIPSFSIDHNKLQPGVYVSRKDQIGSEVVTTFDLRITSPNEEPVMNTAEVHALEHVAATYLRNHETYGEKVVYVGPMGCRTGFYLLLSGDYESADIVPLLIDTFQFVTDFEGEIPGACARDCGNYLDMNLDMAKYWSRRYLDVLTDIKPDRLVYPS from the coding sequence ATGAAAAAAATACCCAGCTTTTCCATTGATCATAACAAGCTGCAGCCAGGCGTATACGTTTCCCGGAAAGACCAGATTGGATCAGAAGTTGTGACCACCTTCGATCTGCGTATTACCTCGCCCAACGAAGAGCCGGTCATGAACACTGCCGAAGTACACGCGCTCGAGCACGTGGCTGCTACTTATCTCAGAAACCATGAAACTTATGGGGAAAAGGTTGTATATGTCGGTCCGATGGGCTGCCGTACCGGGTTTTATCTGCTGTTATCCGGCGATTACGAATCCGCTGACATTGTCCCGCTGCTGATCGATACCTTTCAATTTGTCACAGACTTTGAAGGTGAGATACCCGGAGCCTGTGCCAGAGACTGCGGAAATTATCTGGATATGAATCTGGATATGGCAAAATACTGGTCACGCCGCTATCTGGACGTGCTGACTGATATAAAACCGGACCGCCTTGTCTATCCATCATAA
- a CDS encoding PTS sugar transporter subunit IIC, which translates to MKKLKQIFNHIFIEGLSGMAFGLFATLITGTIIQQIGTLIGGTFGDLLFLTGKMAAAVTGAGIGVGVAIKFKESPLVTLSSATAGMVGGFASKLLAGSLMADGAVVLAGPGEPLGAFIAAMVGITLGHLVSGKTKIDILVTPFVTIVSGSAAGLLVGPPISSFMVWLGGLVNWGTEQQPLLMGIIVSVIMGMVLTLPISSAALGIILDLSGLAAGAATIGCCCNMVGFAVASYRENKLGGLLAQGLGTSMLQVPNIMKKPVIWIPAILSSAILGPIGTLVFRMTSNATGSGMGTAGLVGQIMTWQVMTAAESPGLVLFKILVIQILLPAAVTLLISELMRKKGWIKYGDMKLDL; encoded by the coding sequence ATGAAAAAATTAAAACAGATATTTAATCATATATTTATCGAGGGCTTAAGCGGCATGGCTTTCGGCCTCTTTGCGACTCTGATCACAGGGACCATCATCCAGCAGATCGGGACACTGATCGGCGGAACGTTCGGTGACCTGCTCTTCCTGACCGGCAAAATGGCGGCAGCTGTCACGGGAGCCGGAATCGGCGTCGGTGTGGCAATTAAATTTAAGGAAAGTCCACTTGTCACGCTGTCCTCCGCCACTGCGGGAATGGTCGGCGGTTTCGCGTCCAAGCTTCTCGCCGGAAGCCTGATGGCAGATGGCGCCGTTGTACTGGCCGGACCCGGTGAACCGCTCGGTGCTTTCATAGCCGCCATGGTTGGAATCACGCTGGGACATCTCGTATCCGGAAAGACGAAAATCGACATTCTCGTCACACCATTTGTCACGATCGTGAGCGGCTCCGCTGCCGGCCTCCTTGTAGGTCCGCCAATCTCTTCTTTTATGGTATGGCTCGGCGGTCTTGTCAACTGGGGGACGGAACAGCAGCCTCTTCTGATGGGAATCATCGTATCTGTTATCATGGGCATGGTCCTGACACTCCCCATCAGTTCCGCCGCCCTTGGTATCATTCTGGATCTGTCAGGACTGGCTGCCGGTGCTGCAACGATCGGTTGCTGCTGTAACATGGTGGGTTTTGCCGTAGCAAGTTACCGCGAAAACAAACTCGGCGGTCTTCTGGCACAGGGGCTTGGCACTTCGATGCTGCAGGTTCCCAACATCATGAAAAAACCGGTCATCTGGATTCCCGCAATCCTTTCAAGTGCAATCCTCGGCCCCATTGGGACACTGGTTTTCCGTATGACAAGCAACGCAACAGGTTCCGGTATGGGAACAGCCGGCCTGGTCGGTCAGATTATGACATGGCAGGTTATGACCGCCGCTGAAAGCCCGGGTCTTGTGCTGTTTAAGATTCTCGTCATCCAGATCCTGCTTCCAGCGGCTGTGACTCTGCTGATCTCGGAGCTGATGCGCAAAAAGGGCTGGATCAAATATGGCGATATGAAGCTTGACCTTTAA